A single region of the Streptomyces vilmorinianum genome encodes:
- the pcrA gene encoding DNA helicase PcrA produces the protein MSSLFDDSFLASLQNHSSEEPPPPPEDDEHHEHGAPAAEEVPHDLFEGRFDAPAPRDAYYRDGAHRPVVDAAALLEGLNEQQRAAVVHTDTPLLIVAGAGSGKTRVLTHRIAHLLATRHVHPGQILAITFTNKAAGEMKERVEHLVGPRANAMWVMTFHSACVRILRRESKKLGFTSSFSIYDAADSKRLMALVCRDLDLDPKKFPPKSFSAKISNLKNELIDEEAFADQAADGFEKTLAEAYRMYQARLREANALDFDDIIMTTVHLLQAFPDVAEHYRRRFRHVLVDEYQDTNHAQYTLVRELVGTGYEDLEPAELCVVGDADQSIYAFRGATIRNILQFEEDYPNATTILLEQNYRSTQTILSAANAVIERNESRRPKNLWTNAGAGAQITGYVADTEHDEAQFVADEIDRLTDAGEAKAGDVAVFYRTNAQSRVFEEIFIRVGLPYKVVGGVRFYERKEVRDVLAYLRVLANPEDNVPLRRILNVPKRGIGERAEAMIDALSLREKITFPQALKRVDEAYGMAARSANAVKRFNTLMEELRTVVDSGAGPAVVLEAVLERTGYLAELQASTDPQDETRIENLQELAAVALEFEQERGEEPATLAEFLEQVALVADSDQIPDEDEEGSGVITLMTLHTAKGLEFPVVFLTGMEDGVFPHMRALGQTKELEEERRLAYVGITRARERLYLTRSSMRSAWGQPSYNPASRFLEEIPPTYLDWKRTGPMVKPAGPTSGITSSLSSSRARSGPSGFATRRTTDKPVISLQVGDRVTHDQFGLGTVMQVTGAGADAQATIDFGDEKPKRLLLRYAPVEKL, from the coding sequence ATGAGCAGCCTCTTTGACGACAGCTTCCTGGCGAGCCTCCAGAACCACTCCTCGGAGGAGCCCCCGCCCCCGCCCGAGGACGACGAGCACCACGAGCACGGCGCCCCGGCCGCGGAGGAGGTCCCGCACGACCTCTTCGAGGGCCGCTTCGACGCGCCCGCGCCCCGGGACGCGTACTACCGCGACGGAGCGCACCGCCCCGTCGTGGACGCCGCCGCGCTCCTGGAGGGGCTGAACGAGCAGCAGCGCGCCGCCGTCGTCCACACCGACACCCCGCTGCTCATCGTCGCGGGCGCCGGCTCCGGCAAGACCCGGGTGCTCACCCACCGCATCGCCCACCTCCTGGCCACCCGGCACGTCCACCCCGGCCAGATACTGGCGATCACCTTCACCAACAAGGCCGCCGGGGAGATGAAGGAGCGCGTCGAGCACCTCGTCGGCCCGCGCGCCAACGCCATGTGGGTCATGACGTTCCACAGCGCGTGCGTCCGCATCCTGCGCCGCGAGTCGAAGAAGCTCGGCTTCACCTCGTCGTTCTCGATCTACGACGCCGCGGACTCCAAGCGCCTGATGGCCCTGGTCTGCCGCGATCTGGACCTCGACCCCAAGAAGTTCCCGCCGAAGTCCTTCAGCGCCAAGATCTCGAACCTCAAGAACGAGCTGATCGACGAGGAGGCCTTCGCCGACCAGGCCGCCGACGGCTTCGAGAAGACGCTGGCCGAGGCGTACCGGATGTACCAGGCGCGGCTGCGCGAGGCCAACGCCCTGGACTTCGACGACATCATCATGACGACGGTCCACCTGCTCCAGGCGTTCCCCGACGTCGCCGAGCACTACCGCCGCCGCTTCCGCCACGTCCTCGTCGACGAGTACCAGGACACCAACCACGCCCAGTACACCCTCGTACGGGAGCTGGTCGGCACCGGCTACGAGGACCTGGAGCCGGCCGAGCTGTGCGTCGTCGGTGACGCGGACCAGTCGATCTACGCCTTCCGCGGCGCGACCATCCGCAACATCCTCCAGTTCGAGGAGGACTACCCGAACGCGACGACGATCCTGCTGGAGCAGAACTACCGCTCGACGCAGACGATCCTCTCCGCCGCCAACGCCGTCATCGAGCGCAACGAGTCCCGCCGCCCCAAGAACCTGTGGACGAACGCGGGCGCGGGCGCGCAGATCACCGGGTACGTCGCCGACACCGAGCACGACGAGGCCCAGTTCGTCGCCGACGAGATCGACCGGCTCACGGACGCGGGCGAGGCGAAGGCCGGCGACGTCGCCGTCTTCTACCGCACCAACGCCCAGTCCCGTGTCTTCGAAGAGATCTTCATCCGCGTCGGCCTGCCGTACAAGGTCGTCGGCGGCGTGCGCTTCTACGAGCGCAAGGAGGTCCGCGACGTCCTCGCCTACCTGCGCGTGCTCGCCAACCCCGAGGACAACGTCCCGCTGCGCCGGATCCTGAACGTGCCCAAGCGCGGTATCGGCGAGCGCGCCGAGGCGATGATCGACGCCCTGTCCCTCCGGGAGAAGATCACCTTCCCGCAGGCGCTGAAGCGGGTCGACGAGGCGTACGGCATGGCGGCCCGCTCCGCCAACGCCGTCAAGCGCTTCAACACCCTCATGGAGGAGCTCCGTACCGTCGTCGACTCCGGCGCCGGACCGGCCGTCGTCCTCGAGGCCGTACTGGAGCGGACCGGCTACCTCGCCGAGCTGCAGGCCTCCACCGACCCGCAGGACGAGACCCGGATCGAGAACCTCCAGGAACTGGCCGCCGTGGCCCTGGAGTTCGAGCAGGAGCGCGGCGAGGAGCCGGCGACCCTCGCCGAGTTCCTGGAGCAGGTCGCGCTCGTCGCCGACTCCGACCAGATCCCCGACGAGGACGAGGAAGGCTCGGGCGTCATCACGCTGATGACGCTGCACACGGCCAAGGGCCTCGAATTCCCCGTGGTGTTCCTGACCGGCATGGAGGACGGCGTCTTCCCGCACATGCGCGCGCTCGGCCAGACCAAGGAGCTGGAGGAGGAGCGGCGGCTCGCGTACGTGGGCATCACGCGCGCCCGCGAGCGGCTGTATCTGACCCGCTCCTCGATGCGCAGCGCCTGGGGCCAGCCCTCGTACAACCCGGCCTCGCGCTTCCTGGAGGAGATCCCGCCGACGTATCTGGACTGGAAGCGGACCGGCCCCATGGTCAAGCCCGCCGGGCCGACCTCGGGGATCACCTCCTCGCTCTCCTCCTCCCGCGCCCGCTCCGGCCCCTCGGGCTTCGCCACCCGCCGGACCACCGACAAGCCGGTGATCTCGCTCCAGGTCGGCGACCGGGTCACGCACGACCAGTTCGGCCTCGGCACGGTCATGCAGGTCACGGGCGCAGGCGCCGACGCGCAGGCGACGATCGACTTCGGCGACGAGAAGCCCAAGCGGCTGCTGCTGCGCTACGCGCCGGTCGAGAAGCTGTAG
- a CDS encoding C40 family peptidase — MPVLASHRKPRSTRPHSPAVGVTTAALASVTLLSTQSAQAAPAAPPRPTVEEVQKKVDDLYRQAGTATQEYNRAKEATDQQRRKVGGLLDDVARRTDEANEARRALGSYAAAQYRAGAVSPTAALIFSDSPQAYFDQTHLMGRLSERQRSAVADYEDKAAAAAKQRAEATKSLESLTESQATLRTTKQTVQQKLAEARTLLARLTAEEKARLAELERKREAEARRKAEERAKAEAEAAAAEAERQRQEEAARQEQQPETPTTTTPPPATGDSTYAAKAEKALAFARAQIGKPYVWGATGPSSYDCSGLTQAAWKAAGVDLPRTTWDQVEVGTRVATEDLLPGDLVFFYDDISHVGLYIGGGKMIHAPKPGAYVREESIYYMPIYGNVRPA, encoded by the coding sequence ATGCCGGTCTTGGCGTCCCATCGCAAGCCGCGCAGCACACGTCCGCACTCCCCCGCCGTCGGGGTCACGACGGCCGCTCTGGCCTCCGTCACGCTGCTGTCCACGCAGAGTGCCCAGGCCGCGCCCGCCGCCCCGCCGAGGCCCACGGTCGAGGAGGTCCAGAAGAAGGTCGACGACCTGTACCGGCAGGCCGGCACGGCGACGCAGGAGTACAACCGGGCCAAGGAGGCCACCGACCAGCAGCGCCGCAAGGTCGGCGGGCTCCTCGACGACGTGGCCCGCCGCACGGACGAGGCCAACGAGGCGCGGCGCGCGCTCGGCTCCTACGCGGCGGCGCAGTACCGGGCAGGGGCGGTCAGCCCCACGGCCGCGCTGATCTTCTCGGACAGCCCGCAGGCGTACTTCGACCAGACCCACCTCATGGGCCGGCTCTCCGAGCGCCAGCGCAGCGCGGTGGCGGACTACGAGGACAAGGCCGCCGCGGCGGCGAAGCAGCGGGCCGAGGCGACGAAGAGCCTGGAGAGCCTCACCGAGTCGCAGGCGACGCTGCGCACGACGAAGCAGACCGTCCAGCAGAAGCTGGCCGAGGCGCGGACGCTGCTGGCCCGGCTGACGGCCGAGGAGAAGGCCCGGCTCGCGGAGCTGGAGCGCAAGCGCGAGGCCGAGGCGCGCCGCAAGGCGGAGGAACGCGCGAAGGCGGAGGCCGAGGCGGCGGCGGCAGAGGCCGAACGGCAGCGCCAGGAGGAGGCGGCCCGCCAGGAACAGCAGCCCGAGACGCCGACCACGACCACCCCGCCGCCGGCGACCGGTGACTCGACGTACGCGGCGAAGGCGGAGAAGGCGCTGGCGTTCGCCCGGGCCCAGATCGGCAAGCCGTACGTCTGGGGTGCGACGGGCCCGAGCTCGTACGACTGCTCGGGACTGACCCAGGCCGCCTGGAAGGCCGCGGGCGTCGATCTGCCCCGCACCACCTGGGACCAGGTGGAGGTGGGCACCCGGGTCGCGACGGAGGATCTGCTCCCCGGCGATCTCGTCTTCTTCTACGACGACATCAGCCACGTCGGCCTCTACATCGGCGGCGGCAAGATGATCCACGCCCCGAAGCCGGGCGCCTACGTCCGCGAGGAGTCGATCTACTACATGCCGATCTACGGCAACGTCCGCCCGGCCTGA
- a CDS encoding C40 family peptidase, which translates to MAAHRKPKQSPLGGQAARTAATLALASAATATLFEGSGHAEPRLTPAQVKAKVDRLYQEAEVATEKYNGAKEQADQARGALDRLRDEAARRTERLNTVRNGLGSIAAAQYRSGGLDPAVQLALTSDPEQYLERAALAEKAGARQAAAISSVQRELAGIRQLRAESAERLTQLRGHEADLRRQKAAVQGKLEEARTLLARLTAEERARYEAAAAGSGRDGAEGSAGATGERADRTSAPRGPVTAPNSRAAQAIAFAHDQIGKPYVWGATGPSAYDCSGLTQAAWRSAGVALPRTTYTQINAGRRVSRSELAPGDLVFFYSGISHVGLYIGGGQMIHAPRPGAPVRIAPIDEMPFAGATRVG; encoded by the coding sequence GTGGCAGCACACCGGAAGCCCAAGCAGTCCCCCCTCGGTGGGCAGGCGGCGCGGACCGCCGCCACGCTCGCCCTCGCCTCCGCGGCGACGGCGACCCTCTTCGAGGGGTCGGGGCACGCCGAGCCCCGGCTCACCCCCGCCCAGGTCAAGGCGAAGGTCGACCGGCTGTACCAGGAGGCCGAGGTGGCCACCGAGAAGTACAACGGGGCGAAGGAGCAGGCGGACCAGGCGCGGGGCGCGCTCGACCGGCTGCGCGACGAGGCGGCCCGCAGGACGGAGCGGCTCAACACCGTCCGCAACGGGCTCGGTTCCATCGCGGCCGCCCAGTACCGCTCCGGCGGCCTGGACCCCGCCGTGCAGCTCGCGCTGACCTCCGACCCGGAGCAGTACCTGGAGCGCGCCGCGCTCGCCGAGAAGGCCGGGGCACGGCAGGCGGCGGCCATCAGCTCCGTACAGCGTGAGCTCGCCGGGATCCGGCAGCTGCGCGCCGAGTCCGCGGAGCGGCTGACGCAGCTGCGCGGGCACGAGGCCGATCTGCGGCGGCAGAAGGCGGCCGTGCAGGGCAAGCTCGAGGAGGCGCGGACGCTGCTGGCCCGGCTGACCGCCGAGGAGCGGGCACGCTACGAGGCGGCGGCGGCCGGGTCGGGCCGGGACGGCGCCGAGGGCTCCGCCGGCGCGACCGGGGAGCGGGCGGACCGGACGTCCGCGCCGCGCGGCCCGGTCACGGCGCCGAACAGCCGCGCCGCGCAGGCCATCGCCTTCGCCCACGACCAGATCGGCAAGCCGTACGTGTGGGGCGCGACGGGCCCGTCGGCGTACGACTGCTCGGGCCTGACCCAGGCCGCCTGGCGTTCCGCCGGGGTGGCGCTGCCGCGCACGACGTACACGCAGATCAACGCCGGCCGGCGGGTGTCGCGCTCCGAACTGGCCCCGGGGGACCTGGTGTTCTTCTACTCGGGCATCAGCCACGTGGGGCTGTACATCGGCGGCGGCCAGATGATCCACGCCCCCCGGCCGGGCGCGCCCGTACGGATCGCGCCGATCGACGAGATGCCGTTCGCCGGGGCGACCCGGGTGGGGTGA
- a CDS encoding LuxR C-terminal-related transcriptional regulator: MSDETGTGSTAAQTTERRVRVVLVDDHRMFRTGVQAEIGRTDVTGVEVVGEAADVDQAVTVITATRPEVVLLDVHLPGGGGVEVLRRCANLMAAAEDPVRFLALSVSDAAEDVIGVIRGGARGYVTKTITGTDLVDSIFRVQEGDAVFSPRLAGFVLDAFASTDAPPVDEDLDRLTQREREVLRLIARGYAYKEIAKQLYISVKTVESHVSAVLRKLQLSNRHELTRWATARRLV; the protein is encoded by the coding sequence ATGAGCGACGAGACCGGGACCGGATCGACGGCGGCGCAGACCACGGAGCGTCGTGTACGGGTCGTGCTCGTCGACGACCACCGGATGTTCCGCACGGGCGTGCAGGCCGAGATCGGCCGGACCGACGTCACCGGCGTCGAGGTGGTCGGCGAGGCGGCCGACGTCGACCAGGCCGTCACGGTGATCACCGCCACCCGCCCCGAGGTCGTCCTGCTCGACGTGCATCTGCCGGGCGGCGGCGGGGTCGAGGTGCTGCGCCGCTGCGCGAACCTGATGGCCGCGGCCGAGGACCCGGTCCGCTTCCTGGCCCTCTCGGTCTCGGACGCCGCGGAGGACGTCATCGGGGTGATCCGGGGCGGCGCCCGCGGCTATGTCACCAAGACGATCACCGGCACCGACCTGGTCGACTCGATCTTCCGGGTGCAGGAGGGCGACGCGGTGTTCTCCCCCCGCCTGGCGGGCTTCGTGCTCGACGCCTTCGCCTCCACCGACGCCCCGCCGGTGGACGAGGACCTCGACCGGCTCACCCAGCGGGAGCGCGAGGTGCTGCGGCTGATCGCCCGTGGATACGCGTACAAGGAGATCGCCAAGCAGCTCTACATCTCGGTGAAGACGGTCGAGTCGCACGTCTCGGCGGTGCTGCGCAAGCTGCAGCTGTCCAACCGGCACGAGCTGACCCGCTGGGCGACCGCCCGCCGACTGGTCTGA
- a CDS encoding ATP-binding protein, whose product MPAAAPVTETDEPPVRKLYRSADGRWLGGVARGLAGHLGLPVVWVRALFVALLLADGLGALLYAVFWIVVPLGVGGRAAPRPVFETTPDGRRRLRKPDRGQIFALIALALGAAVFVGNIDFGNHADRYVWPTLLIGVGVVLVWRQADNARRASWTEPGRHRRTLQLVRGFAGVALVGMGLTVFMVVRGSAAQLGTALTAAIAVLTGIALLAGPWLVRMSQDLSEERTMRIRAQERAEVAAHVHDSVLHTLTLIQRNADEPGEVRRLARAQERELRNWLYRPEGTGKDEGEEPDSLAEAVKRSAAEVEDKHGVPLEVVVVGDCPLDEKLAAQMQAAREAMVNAAKYGGEGGAVQVYAEVEGRTVFVSVRDRGPGFDLDSVPDDRMGVRESIIGRMQRNGGSARLRSVPGGGTEVELEMERADG is encoded by the coding sequence ATGCCAGCAGCCGCCCCCGTCACCGAGACCGACGAACCGCCCGTGCGCAAGCTCTACCGGAGCGCCGACGGGCGGTGGCTCGGCGGTGTCGCACGCGGCCTCGCGGGACATCTCGGGCTGCCCGTGGTCTGGGTCCGCGCCCTGTTCGTGGCGCTGCTCCTCGCGGACGGCCTCGGCGCCCTGCTGTACGCGGTCTTCTGGATCGTCGTCCCGCTCGGTGTCGGCGGCCGGGCGGCGCCCCGCCCGGTGTTCGAGACCACCCCGGACGGGCGGCGCCGGCTGCGCAAGCCCGACCGCGGCCAGATCTTCGCGCTGATCGCGCTGGCGCTCGGCGCCGCCGTCTTCGTCGGCAACATCGACTTCGGCAATCACGCGGACCGCTATGTCTGGCCCACGCTCCTGATCGGCGTCGGTGTGGTGCTCGTCTGGCGGCAGGCGGACAACGCCCGCCGGGCCAGCTGGACCGAGCCCGGCCGCCACAGACGCACCCTGCAGCTCGTCCGCGGGTTCGCGGGAGTCGCGCTCGTCGGCATGGGTCTGACCGTCTTCATGGTGGTCCGCGGTTCGGCGGCCCAGCTGGGCACGGCGCTCACCGCCGCCATAGCGGTCCTCACCGGCATCGCGCTGCTCGCCGGGCCCTGGCTGGTGCGGATGTCGCAGGACCTCTCCGAGGAGCGGACCATGCGTATCCGCGCGCAGGAGCGCGCCGAGGTCGCGGCCCATGTCCACGACTCCGTCCTGCACACGCTGACGCTGATCCAGCGCAACGCGGACGAGCCGGGCGAGGTCCGCCGACTCGCCCGCGCCCAGGAGCGGGAGCTGCGCAACTGGCTGTACCGGCCGGAGGGCACCGGCAAGGACGAGGGAGAGGAGCCCGATTCCCTCGCCGAGGCGGTGAAGAGGTCCGCGGCCGAGGTCGAGGACAAGCACGGAGTCCCGCTGGAGGTCGTGGTCGTCGGCGACTGCCCGCTCGACGAGAAACTGGCCGCACAGATGCAGGCCGCGCGCGAGGCGATGGTCAACGCCGCCAAGTACGGTGGCGAGGGCGGGGCGGTGCAGGTGTACGCCGAGGTCGAGGGCCGCACGGTCTTCGTCTCCGTTCGGGACCGGGGGCCGGGCTTCGACCTCGATTCCGTACCCGACGACCGGATGGGCGTACGAGAATCGATCATCGGCCGGATGCAGCGCAACGGCGGTTCGGCCCGGCTGCGGTCCGTGCCGGGCGGCGGCACCGAAGTGGAGCTTGAGATGGAGAGGGCGGACGGATGA